From Streptomyces sp. TLI_053, a single genomic window includes:
- the eccCa gene encoding type VII secretion protein EccCa — translation MGVIMVKRPPRAYPPAVPDEPVELVPPPELPRSGGEDWVMSILPMLGMGGSAVFFFAPGAQAPMKIMGGLMIVSTVGMALAQIVRARKGGSTATADERRDYLKYLQQMRRQVRRTAERQRGAQLFLNPEPDQLWSIVADGRRLWERRAGDADFAQIRVGRGPVQLSTPLVAPQTAPMDELEPLSAAAMRTFLNAHGTLQDLPLAISLRAFYHITVCGDPDTVYGNVRAMIAQLTTLHSPDDLLITVAAAPGAVDEWEWTKWLPHNQHRKENDGAGSRRLIATGLGDLELLLQDELAGRQRFVRDAAPAADQPHIVVVMDGASVPHDSLLAGAEGVHGVTIVEVVPGDLDEPSGHLIVTVSPDALVLRSASGATYTGKPDSLGAWQSEALARQLAPYRASAGGDDEPLLSNLDFTDLMNSGDPGSFDVTRSWRQRAQHERLRVPIGVGAGGEHVYLDLKEAALEGMGPHGLCVGATGSGKSELLRTLVLALAMTHSSETLNFVLADFKGGATFAGMADMPHTSAVITNLEGQLTLVDRMRDAIEGELNRRQELLHRAGNYANIHEYERARAAGAALDPLPSLVLIIDEFSELLTAKPDFIDMFIQIGRIGRSLGVHLLLASQRLEEGKLRGLDTYLSYRIGLRTFSAAESRAAIGVPDAYHLPPVPGVGYLKFGTDVMERFKAAYVSGAYRAPGQQRSTGGRLVSARPVRFTAAEVPVTEPLVQEEVEPLVEEQDDALADTVLDVFVQRMAGQGPAAHQVWQPPLDAPPSVDQLLPPLQATAERGLTAPQSGTLGRLRVPVGIVDKPRDQKRDILDQDYAGAAGHGLVVGGPRSGKSTMIRTTVASFALTHTPLEVQFYLLDFGGGGFQSLQDLPHVGGVAGRLDAEKVRRTVSEVHGVLNRREELFRSTGIDSIGTYRARRAAGALPDERFGDVFLVVDGWNTFKQEFEALEPVIGDIAQRGLGYGVHLIVTATRYAEVRPALKDLLQNRSELKLGDAMESEVDRRVAQAVPAVPGRGVTADRLHFLTGLPRLDGSGSVEDLQDGVAGLVRAVAGAWTGPRAPQVRMLPTVLDGQSLPKGFEHPERGVAFGVDEAELAPAFVNFETDPLFIVFGDTESGKSALLRMLVKQITERYTPDQAGIVVGDYRRALLGVVPPEYLVEYAAAQPAMSSVVEMLRGACARRLPGPDVTAEQLRNRSWYSGKDMFVVVDDYELVATSSGNPLAALAEFLPFARDIGLRVVVARSAGGAGRSLYEPFMQRMRELGGQGVLLSGNRDEGPLLGNVKPQALPPGRGVFVSRRVTSGQMVQTGWLPAP, via the coding sequence CGCAGCTGTTCCTGAATCCCGAGCCGGACCAGCTCTGGTCGATCGTCGCCGACGGCCGGCGCCTGTGGGAGCGGCGGGCCGGTGACGCCGACTTCGCGCAGATCAGGGTCGGCCGCGGGCCGGTGCAGCTGTCCACCCCGCTGGTCGCACCGCAGACCGCGCCGATGGACGAGCTGGAGCCGCTCTCGGCGGCCGCGATGCGGACCTTCCTGAACGCCCACGGCACCCTGCAGGACCTGCCGCTGGCGATCTCGCTGCGCGCCTTCTACCACATCACGGTCTGCGGCGACCCGGACACCGTGTACGGGAACGTCCGGGCGATGATCGCCCAGCTGACCACCCTGCACTCGCCGGACGACCTGCTGATCACGGTCGCCGCGGCGCCCGGCGCGGTGGACGAGTGGGAGTGGACCAAGTGGCTCCCGCACAACCAGCACCGCAAGGAGAACGACGGCGCCGGCTCCCGCCGGCTGATCGCCACCGGGCTCGGCGACCTGGAGCTGCTGCTCCAGGACGAGCTGGCCGGCCGGCAGCGGTTCGTCCGGGACGCCGCCCCGGCCGCCGACCAGCCGCACATCGTGGTCGTCATGGACGGTGCCTCGGTGCCGCACGACTCGCTGCTGGCGGGCGCCGAGGGCGTGCACGGGGTGACCATCGTCGAGGTGGTCCCGGGTGACCTGGACGAGCCGAGCGGGCACCTGATCGTCACCGTCTCGCCGGACGCGCTGGTGCTGCGCTCCGCCTCGGGTGCCACGTACACCGGCAAGCCGGACAGCCTCGGCGCCTGGCAGTCCGAGGCGCTGGCCCGGCAGCTGGCGCCGTACCGGGCCTCGGCCGGCGGCGACGACGAGCCGCTGCTGTCCAACCTGGACTTCACCGATCTGATGAACTCCGGCGACCCGGGCTCCTTCGACGTGACCCGCAGCTGGCGGCAGCGGGCGCAGCACGAGCGGCTGCGGGTGCCGATCGGCGTCGGGGCCGGCGGCGAGCACGTGTACCTGGACCTCAAGGAGGCCGCGCTGGAGGGCATGGGCCCGCACGGCCTCTGCGTCGGCGCGACCGGCTCCGGCAAGTCCGAGCTGCTGCGCACCCTGGTCCTGGCGCTGGCGATGACGCACTCCTCGGAGACGCTGAACTTCGTGCTCGCCGACTTCAAGGGCGGCGCCACCTTCGCGGGCATGGCGGACATGCCGCACACCTCGGCGGTGATCACCAACCTGGAGGGCCAGCTCACCCTGGTCGACCGGATGCGGGACGCCATCGAGGGCGAGCTCAACCGGCGCCAGGAGCTGCTGCACCGGGCGGGCAACTACGCGAACATCCACGAGTACGAGCGGGCCCGGGCGGCCGGCGCGGCGCTGGACCCGCTGCCCTCGCTGGTGCTGATCATCGACGAGTTCTCCGAACTCCTCACCGCCAAGCCCGACTTCATCGACATGTTCATCCAGATCGGCCGGATCGGCCGGTCCCTCGGGGTGCATCTGCTGCTGGCCTCGCAGCGTCTCGAGGAGGGCAAGCTGCGCGGCCTGGACACCTATCTCTCCTACCGGATCGGTCTGCGCACCTTCTCGGCGGCCGAGTCGCGGGCGGCGATCGGTGTCCCGGACGCCTACCACCTGCCGCCGGTACCGGGTGTCGGCTACCTGAAGTTCGGCACCGACGTGATGGAACGGTTCAAGGCCGCCTACGTCTCCGGCGCCTACCGGGCACCGGGGCAGCAGCGGTCGACCGGCGGCCGGCTGGTGTCCGCGCGGCCGGTGCGGTTCACCGCGGCCGAGGTGCCGGTGACCGAGCCGCTGGTGCAGGAGGAGGTCGAGCCGCTGGTCGAGGAGCAGGACGACGCCCTGGCGGACACCGTGCTGGACGTGTTCGTGCAGCGGATGGCGGGCCAGGGCCCGGCCGCGCACCAGGTGTGGCAGCCGCCGCTGGACGCGCCGCCGAGCGTGGACCAGCTGCTGCCGCCGCTGCAGGCGACCGCCGAGCGCGGGCTGACCGCACCGCAGTCGGGCACGCTGGGCCGGCTGCGGGTGCCGGTCGGGATCGTCGACAAGCCGCGCGACCAGAAGCGCGACATCCTCGACCAGGACTACGCGGGCGCGGCCGGCCACGGACTGGTGGTCGGCGGCCCGCGCTCCGGCAAGTCGACCATGATCCGCACCACGGTGGCCTCGTTCGCGCTCACCCACACGCCGTTGGAGGTGCAGTTCTACCTGCTGGACTTCGGCGGTGGCGGCTTCCAGTCGCTCCAGGACCTGCCGCACGTCGGCGGGGTGGCCGGGCGGCTGGACGCGGAGAAGGTCCGCCGCACGGTCTCCGAGGTGCACGGAGTGCTCAACCGGCGCGAGGAGCTCTTCCGCAGCACCGGGATCGACTCCATCGGCACCTACCGGGCCCGCCGGGCCGCCGGCGCGCTGCCCGACGAGCGGTTCGGCGACGTCTTCCTGGTGGTCGACGGCTGGAACACCTTCAAGCAGGAGTTCGAGGCGCTGGAGCCGGTCATCGGCGACATCGCCCAGCGGGGCCTCGGCTACGGCGTCCACCTGATCGTCACCGCGACCCGGTACGCCGAGGTCCGCCCGGCACTCAAGGACCTGCTGCAGAACCGGAGCGAGCTGAAGCTCGGCGACGCGATGGAGTCCGAGGTGGACCGCCGGGTGGCCCAGGCCGTACCGGCCGTACCGGGCCGGGGCGTCACCGCGGACCGGCTGCACTTCCTCACCGGTCTGCCCCGGCTGGACGGCTCCGGTTCGGTGGAGGACCTGCAGGACGGTGTGGCCGGGCTGGTCCGGGCGGTCGCCGGGGCCTGGACCGGTCCGCGCGCGCCGCAGGTGCGGATGCTGCCGACGGTGCTGGACGGGCAGTCGCTGCCGAAGGGCTTCGAGCACCCGGAGCGGGGTGTCGCCTTCGGCGTCGACGAGGCGGAACTGGCACCGGCCTTCGTCAACTTCGAGACCGACCCGCTGTTCATCGTGTTCGGCGACACCGAGTCCGGGAAGTCCGCGCTGCTGCGGATGCTGGTCAAGCAGATCACCGAGCGGTACACCCCGGACCAGGCGGGGATCGTGGTCGGCGACTACCGGCGCGCGCTGCTCGGCGTGGTCCCGCCGGAGTACCTGGTCGAGTACGCCGCCGCGCAGCCGGCCATGAGTTCCGTGGTGGAGATGCTGCGCGGGGCCTGCGCGCGCCGACTGCCCGGTCCCGACGTGACCGCGGAGCAGCTGCGCAACCGCAGCTGGTACAGCGGCAAGGACATGTTCGTGGTGGTGGACGACTACGAGCTGGTGGCGACCTCCTCGGGCAATCCGCTGGCCGCGCTGGCCGAGTTCCTGCCGTTCGCGCGCGACATCGGGCTGCGGGTGGTCGTCGCGCGCAGCGCCGGCGGTGCCGGGCGCTCGCTGTACGAGCCGTTCATGCAGCGGATGCGGGAGCTGGGCGGGCAGGGCGTGCTGCTGTCCGGCAACCGGGACGAGGGCCCACTGCTGGGCAACGTCAAGCCGCAGGCGCTGCCACCGGGCCGGGGCGTGTTCGTCTCGCGCCGGGTGACCAGCGGGCAGATGGTGCAGACGGGCTGGCTGCCGGCGCCGTAG
- a CDS encoding APC family permease, with translation MTDTLRPPTAAATAPAGTGTPAAPQTLKRSIGVVGGTLLTLSCVTPASTLFVIVPELFSSIGSATALAIAIGSVLCIAVAFCYSELGTLIPSAGGEYAMVGTLAGRLAGWLVFVLSLIVVMIVPSVIALGTADYLAPVLHVDKPLAGAAVMLAATLAGLLDLRANAWITGVFLVLEVIAAGVVSVLGFAHANSGAPSMLHGVVTGEDGVTTTVSIGAIIGALGIALFITQGFSTAVYLSEELENPRRNVSRTVLWTLAISAAVILVPVAAITMGAPDLATLSSGDISGMVTAWSNSAVGTFISLCVALAIINAGIVMVIQNSRVLFASARDKAWPGPVNKAFGTLGRFGSPWVATLAVGLPGAALCFVKGELLSEITGVAVTGMYLLVAIAALLSRRNQHKHAAAWRMPLWPAVPVALIAVLVYVITQLDTVPLLWTGGITAVATLYWLLYLRPRQDTRWVITVPEDQQA, from the coding sequence ATGACCGACACGCTTCGCCCACCGACCGCCGCGGCCACCGCCCCGGCCGGCACGGGCACCCCCGCCGCCCCGCAGACGCTCAAGCGTTCGATCGGCGTCGTGGGCGGCACACTGCTCACGCTGTCCTGCGTCACCCCGGCCTCCACCCTCTTCGTGATCGTCCCGGAGCTGTTCTCCAGCATCGGCAGCGCCACCGCGCTGGCCATCGCGATCGGCTCGGTGCTCTGCATCGCGGTCGCCTTCTGCTACTCCGAGCTCGGCACCCTGATCCCCAGCGCCGGCGGCGAGTACGCCATGGTCGGCACCCTGGCCGGACGGCTGGCCGGCTGGCTGGTGTTCGTGCTCTCGCTGATCGTGGTGATGATCGTCCCCTCGGTCATCGCCCTCGGCACCGCCGACTACCTGGCACCCGTCCTGCACGTCGACAAGCCGCTGGCCGGCGCCGCGGTGATGCTCGCCGCCACCCTGGCCGGCCTGCTGGACCTGCGCGCCAACGCCTGGATCACCGGCGTCTTCCTGGTGCTGGAGGTCATCGCGGCCGGCGTCGTCTCCGTGCTCGGCTTCGCCCACGCCAACAGCGGCGCCCCCAGCATGCTGCACGGCGTGGTCACCGGCGAGGACGGCGTCACCACCACGGTGAGCATCGGCGCGATCATCGGCGCCCTCGGCATCGCGCTCTTCATCACCCAGGGCTTCTCCACCGCCGTCTACCTCTCCGAGGAGCTGGAGAACCCGCGCCGCAACGTCTCCCGCACCGTGCTGTGGACGCTGGCGATCTCCGCCGCCGTCATCCTGGTCCCGGTCGCCGCCATCACCATGGGCGCCCCCGACCTCGCCACCCTGAGCTCCGGCGACATCTCCGGCATGGTCACCGCCTGGAGCAACTCGGCCGTCGGCACCTTCATCAGCCTCTGCGTCGCGCTGGCCATCATCAACGCCGGCATCGTCATGGTCATCCAGAACTCCCGGGTGCTGTTCGCCTCGGCCCGCGACAAGGCGTGGCCCGGCCCGGTCAACAAGGCCTTCGGCACCCTGGGCCGGTTCGGCTCCCCGTGGGTCGCCACCCTGGCCGTCGGCCTCCCGGGCGCCGCGCTCTGCTTCGTCAAGGGCGAGCTGCTGAGCGAGATCACCGGCGTCGCCGTCACCGGGATGTACCTGCTGGTCGCGATCGCCGCCCTGCTCTCCCGCCGCAACCAGCACAAGCACGCCGCCGCCTGGCGGATGCCGCTGTGGCCGGCCGTCCCGGTGGCGCTGATCGCGGTGCTGGTCTACGTGATCACCCAGCTGGACACCGTGCCGCTGCTGTGGACCGGCGGCATCACCGCCGTCGCCACCCTCTACTGGCTGCTCTACCTGCGCCCGCGGCAGGACACCCGCTGGGTGATCACCGTCCCCGAGGACCAGCAGGCCTGA
- the mycP gene encoding type VII secretion-associated serine protease mycosin: MRGGRVPVARYRTAAAAAAALALLGGPLAVPAAAEGPGVSASGECGKNAQNVQAVPWSLQRMVLDELWQGGATTGAGVLVAVIDTGVDDQNPQLADKVLDGGSLLKDKEGKRVEGGGKDDLVGHGTKVAGIIAASRSDRTGFVGIAPGATVLSIRQNDAEGNGDVHSLVDAVNSAVAQGAKVINISQDVRGAADTRFVGYEELKAAVDNAENRGVVVVASSGNDGKKGDTFPAAFRTVLAVGASDRNNERTYFSQYGDFVDVAAPGVDMLSTVPRGGQCVDNGTSFAAPYVAGLAALLVGAHKDWRPSQVRAWIEQTAQRTDHKANEYIGWGVVDPVKAVTTAPAAPPDKPAEDPPVQLASAPIVPRPLGLGETQADRDGRTATYVLGAGALLVALLIGGGIVLRDHRRRP, from the coding sequence ATGAGGGGTGGCAGGGTGCCGGTGGCCAGGTACCGGACGGCGGCCGCGGCGGCGGCCGCGCTCGCACTGCTCGGCGGCCCGCTGGCGGTGCCGGCGGCGGCCGAGGGGCCGGGCGTCTCGGCGTCGGGGGAGTGCGGCAAGAACGCCCAGAACGTGCAGGCCGTGCCGTGGTCGCTCCAGCGGATGGTGCTGGACGAGCTCTGGCAGGGCGGCGCGACCACCGGCGCGGGCGTCCTGGTCGCGGTCATCGACACCGGGGTGGACGACCAGAACCCGCAGCTGGCCGACAAGGTCCTCGACGGCGGTTCGCTGCTGAAGGACAAGGAGGGCAAGCGGGTCGAGGGTGGTGGCAAGGACGACCTGGTCGGCCACGGCACCAAGGTGGCCGGCATCATCGCGGCCTCCCGCAGCGACCGGACCGGTTTCGTCGGCATCGCCCCGGGCGCCACCGTGCTGTCCATCCGGCAGAACGACGCCGAGGGCAACGGCGACGTGCACTCGCTGGTGGACGCCGTCAACTCGGCCGTCGCCCAGGGGGCCAAGGTCATCAACATCTCGCAGGACGTGCGCGGCGCGGCCGACACCCGCTTCGTCGGCTACGAGGAGCTGAAGGCGGCGGTCGACAACGCGGAGAACCGGGGCGTGGTGGTGGTCGCCTCCTCCGGCAACGACGGCAAGAAGGGCGACACCTTCCCGGCGGCCTTCCGCACGGTGCTCGCCGTCGGCGCCTCCGACCGCAACAACGAGCGCACCTACTTCTCCCAGTACGGCGATTTCGTGGACGTCGCGGCCCCGGGCGTCGACATGCTCTCCACCGTCCCGCGCGGCGGGCAGTGCGTGGACAACGGCACCAGCTTCGCCGCGCCGTACGTGGCCGGGCTGGCGGCGCTGCTGGTCGGCGCGCACAAGGACTGGCGGCCGAGCCAGGTGCGCGCCTGGATCGAGCAGACCGCGCAGCGCACCGACCACAAGGCGAACGAGTACATCGGCTGGGGCGTGGTCGACCCGGTGAAGGCCGTCACCACCGCGCCCGCGGCGCCGCCGGACAAGCCGGCCGAGGACCCGCCGGTGCAGCTGGCATCGGCCCCGATCGTGCCCCGCCCGCTCGGCCTCGGCGAGACCCAGGCCGACCGCGACGGCCGGACCGCGACCTATGTCCTGGGTGCGGGGGCGCTGCTGGTCGCCCTGCTGATCGGCGGCGGCATCGTGCTGCGCGACCACCGCCGGCGCCCCTGA
- a CDS encoding WXG100 family type VII secretion target, translating to MAEHILVNFETIKNASSEVRRTAGTIKAQLEELKAGVTKISGSWEGAAQQGYRAHQTKWDQRAEHLQEVLEKIAKSLDSAAQSYQNTENRNATLWTG from the coding sequence GTGGCCGAACACATTCTGGTCAACTTCGAGACCATCAAGAACGCCAGCTCCGAGGTCCGTCGGACCGCGGGGACCATCAAGGCCCAGCTCGAGGAGCTGAAGGCCGGGGTCACCAAGATCTCCGGCAGCTGGGAGGGCGCCGCCCAGCAGGGCTACCGGGCCCACCAGACCAAGTGGGACCAGCGCGCCGAGCACCTCCAGGAGGTCCTGGAGAAGATCGCCAAGTCCCTGGACAGCGCGGCCCAGAGCTACCAGAACACCGAGAACCGCAACGCCACCCTCTGGACCGGCTGA
- a CDS encoding WXG100 family type VII secretion target produces the protein MGQFKTTAQEMLAFAKHMDEVINQINTEINGLNNLVGSITGGWQGQAAQAYTNLQGQFNTDAQELNKSLRAIKDAIELTTQKYSQADADQQAVFGAAATS, from the coding sequence ATGGGTCAGTTCAAGACGACCGCTCAGGAGATGCTGGCTTTCGCCAAGCACATGGACGAGGTCATCAACCAGATCAACACCGAGATCAACGGTCTCAACAACCTGGTGGGTTCGATCACCGGTGGTTGGCAGGGCCAGGCCGCGCAGGCGTACACCAACCTCCAGGGTCAGTTCAACACGGACGCCCAGGAGCTGAACAAGTCGCTGCGCGCCATCAAGGACGCGATCGAGCTCACGACCCAGAAGTACTCGCAGGCGGACGCCGACCAGCAGGCGGTCTTCGGCGCCGCGGCCACGTCCTGA
- a CDS encoding type VII secretion protein EccB: protein MASRRDELNAYTFARKRTVGAFLLPGGGGSDEDAPRPVKAILPSVLVGALVIGGFGLWGVFKPSAPVGWDEGKYIVQGKQSTTRYVVLVDPDGKTKRLHQVLNMASARLVLPVDSKVVVVDDGVLDRYPNHGPTIGIPYAPDKLPSKENASRPMKWSVCDRPGDDQGSTVDQAVFVAGGADADVLGAKDRMLDVGQALLVQQADDPQVTASGPAAGQGKLKVFLVDSKGRRHAIGGPEDSDTTRSQLMWAVFGSMAVPQKVKKDWLDTLAPGSDIVFPRIDGLVPDTRTANSSVPLQNPEDRKIGRLVRFGEKHYVVGKSQLLLVSQFQAELIRQNPLLQPLYNQDANKSPRIDDLTPAEHATVNSSVPLMAEGAADWPTRTGAPANSWQAPKDARAVVCSTFDGVAEDGRTPRRSVWAGTEYPVRYGNGTSTAHVTPGHGLFYRALDNAADGSGTDFLITETGLRYAVPASSEGGKGGQSAPPAQPGQPSGPAPAQPGAPKAPSGQSATPSGPPQPEELGGNQARLGYQGLQPAPVPQQWSNLVPVGPALNARSAAQQQNA from the coding sequence ATGGCATCGCGCCGGGACGAGCTGAACGCCTACACCTTCGCCCGCAAGCGCACGGTCGGAGCCTTCCTGCTGCCCGGCGGCGGGGGGAGCGACGAGGACGCGCCGCGCCCGGTGAAGGCGATCCTGCCGAGCGTCCTGGTGGGGGCACTGGTGATCGGCGGTTTCGGTCTGTGGGGGGTGTTCAAGCCGAGCGCGCCGGTCGGCTGGGACGAGGGCAAGTACATCGTCCAGGGCAAGCAGAGCACCACCCGCTACGTGGTGCTGGTCGACCCGGACGGGAAGACCAAGCGGCTGCACCAGGTGCTGAACATGGCCTCGGCGCGGCTGGTGCTGCCGGTGGACAGCAAGGTGGTGGTGGTCGACGACGGCGTGCTGGACCGCTATCCCAACCACGGCCCGACGATCGGCATCCCGTACGCGCCGGACAAGCTGCCCAGCAAGGAGAACGCGAGCCGGCCGATGAAGTGGTCGGTCTGCGACCGGCCGGGCGACGACCAGGGGAGCACGGTCGACCAGGCGGTGTTCGTGGCGGGCGGCGCCGACGCGGACGTGCTCGGGGCGAAGGACCGGATGCTGGACGTCGGCCAGGCGCTGCTGGTGCAGCAGGCGGACGACCCGCAGGTGACCGCCTCCGGTCCGGCCGCGGGCCAGGGGAAGCTGAAGGTCTTCCTGGTGGACAGCAAGGGCCGCCGGCACGCGATCGGCGGACCGGAGGACTCCGACACCACCCGCTCGCAGCTGATGTGGGCCGTCTTCGGGTCCATGGCCGTCCCTCAGAAGGTGAAGAAGGACTGGCTGGACACCCTGGCGCCGGGCAGCGACATCGTCTTCCCCCGGATCGACGGACTGGTCCCGGACACCAGGACGGCCAACTCCTCGGTGCCGCTGCAGAACCCGGAGGACCGCAAGATCGGCCGGCTGGTGCGGTTCGGCGAGAAGCACTACGTGGTGGGGAAGAGCCAGCTGCTGCTGGTCAGCCAGTTCCAGGCGGAGCTGATCCGGCAGAACCCGCTGCTGCAGCCGCTGTACAACCAGGACGCCAACAAGAGCCCGCGGATCGACGACCTCACCCCGGCCGAGCACGCCACCGTCAACAGCAGTGTGCCGCTGATGGCCGAGGGCGCCGCGGACTGGCCCACCCGGACGGGTGCGCCGGCCAACTCCTGGCAGGCGCCGAAGGACGCCCGGGCGGTGGTCTGCAGCACCTTCGACGGGGTCGCGGAGGACGGCCGGACGCCGCGGCGCAGCGTCTGGGCCGGGACCGAGTACCCGGTGCGGTACGGCAACGGCACGTCGACCGCGCACGTGACACCGGGTCACGGCCTGTTCTACCGCGCGCTGGACAACGCCGCGGACGGCTCCGGCACGGACTTCCTGATCACCGAGACCGGTCTGCGGTACGCGGTGCCGGCGAGCAGCGAGGGCGGCAAGGGCGGCCAGAGCGCGCCGCCGGCCCAGCCCGGCCAGCCGTCCGGGCCGGCGCCCGCGCAGCCCGGTGCGCCGAAGGCGCCGTCCGGCCAGTCGGCCACCCCGTCCGGCCCGCCGCAGCCCGAGGAGCTGGGCGGCAACCAGGCCCGGCTGGGCTACCAGGGGCTGCAGCCGGCGCCGGTGCCGCAGCAGTGGTCGAACCTGGTGCCGGTCGGTCCCGCGCTCAACGCCAGGAGCGCGGCCCAGCAGCAGAACGCCTAG
- the eccE gene encoding type VII secretion protein EccE — translation MPNQTAPGRRSTSRASGARRSARRDGTDTAGSPAPGRADGPRGPVTVRVHPRPGLLGSRLRLQQLVLVEVAVALVAVGWTISRPVAAGFGAVALALVALALVPLRGRTLPEALRVRAALKARRKRARAHLPPPGTDPALAPALELEPALRTCTHATEADLGGRPVRRETGMVGDGTFLSAVLLVQAKDLPLRPDRTARPLPLDVVCSALRVDDIALESVQLVQHTQPAPAPHLPEQSLAARAYRELADGTATPALRLTWVALKLDPERAATAVRARGGGEAGARKALQRVTDQLAGRLNSAGFDVTVLDERELIAALAISTCVNPLATTVRQGTGSGGGSGRRTQETNRFWRVDDRWHSTYWISRWPQLGRPGGAPGRIAVPDLVNLVTGAPALASTFSLTAGHGTGGSVTLSGHVRVTERSESEAVELGRQLEARAQSAGLGLVRLDLEQAPGVLATLPLGGAS, via the coding sequence ATGCCGAACCAGACCGCACCGGGGCGCCGGAGCACATCACGGGCCAGTGGTGCGCGCCGCTCCGCCCGGCGCGACGGGACCGACACCGCGGGCTCCCCCGCCCCGGGCCGTGCCGACGGACCCCGGGGGCCGGTCACGGTCCGCGTCCACCCCCGGCCCGGACTGCTCGGCAGCCGGCTGAGGCTCCAGCAACTCGTGCTGGTCGAGGTCGCGGTGGCCCTGGTCGCGGTCGGCTGGACGATCAGCAGGCCGGTCGCCGCCGGCTTCGGCGCGGTCGCCCTCGCCCTGGTCGCACTGGCACTGGTACCGCTGCGCGGCCGCACCCTGCCCGAAGCGCTGCGGGTGCGCGCCGCGCTCAAGGCCCGCCGCAAGCGGGCCCGCGCCCACCTGCCGCCGCCCGGCACCGACCCGGCGCTCGCGCCCGCCCTGGAACTCGAACCCGCGCTGCGCACCTGCACGCACGCGACCGAGGCCGACCTCGGCGGCCGTCCGGTGCGCCGGGAGACCGGCATGGTCGGCGACGGCACCTTCCTCAGCGCCGTCCTGCTCGTCCAGGCCAAGGACCTGCCGCTGCGTCCGGACCGCACCGCCCGGCCGCTGCCGCTGGACGTGGTCTGCTCGGCGCTGCGGGTCGACGACATCGCCCTGGAGTCGGTCCAGCTCGTCCAGCACACCCAGCCGGCGCCCGCGCCGCACCTGCCCGAGCAGTCGCTGGCCGCCCGCGCCTACCGGGAGCTCGCCGACGGCACCGCCACCCCCGCGCTGCGGCTCACCTGGGTCGCGCTCAAGCTCGACCCGGAGCGGGCCGCCACCGCGGTGCGCGCCCGGGGCGGCGGCGAGGCGGGCGCCCGCAAGGCGCTCCAGCGGGTCACCGACCAGCTGGCCGGGCGGCTGAACAGCGCCGGGTTCGACGTCACCGTGCTCGACGAGCGCGAGCTGATCGCCGCCCTCGCCATCTCCACCTGCGTCAACCCGCTGGCCACGACGGTCCGGCAGGGCACCGGCAGCGGCGGCGGCAGCGGGCGGCGCACCCAGGAGACCAACCGGTTCTGGCGGGTCGACGACCGCTGGCACAGCACCTACTGGATCTCCCGCTGGCCGCAGCTGGGCCGCCCCGGCGGCGCCCCCGGCCGGATCGCCGTCCCCGATCTGGTGAACCTGGTCACCGGCGCGCCCGCACTGGCCAGCACCTTCAGCCTGACCGCCGGTCACGGCACCGGCGGCTCGGTCACCCTCAGCGGCCACGTCCGGGTCACCGAACGCAGCGAGAGCGAGGCCGTCGAACTCGGCCGGCAGCTGGAGGCCCGGGCCCAGAGCGCCGGGCTCGGCCTGGTCCGGCTCGACCTGGAGCAGGCACCCGGCGTGCTCGCCACCCTGCCGCTGGGAGGTGCTTCCTGA